One stretch of Leadbetterella byssophila DSM 17132 DNA includes these proteins:
- a CDS encoding DUF418 domain-containing protein gives MQTRPTEAKDRIPFLDALRGFALLGVLVANMYSHGGYFFYTPLSTIPKVPFDQPLEWCLHFLVDGKFYSLFSLLFGIGFALQLERKGQDISSFFLKRLSILFLFGILHALFLFVGDILMVYAFTGVFLLFFKKDHLKWAIFFLAFPVVEYAIFNFTLELPPPPPKELIQNVIETQRYGSLHQLILDHWAGLTEDRIPHLLFTGRFFKVLAMFLMGVYVAQKGLFKPGNREVLKRLFRICLPLGLLLNFGMAMLMETEYYYSLHPLGILESILYVIGVPVLSLAYASGFYLLHPSPLTKVFIPVGRMALTNYLTQSLICKIIFTQTHSWAGVPLTYLVILGLLIFLVQILWSHLWFKYFKYGPMEWLWRRLTYGRSFA, from the coding sequence ATGCAAACTAGACCCACTGAAGCCAAGGATCGCATTCCTTTCTTAGATGCTTTACGGGGCTTTGCCTTACTAGGGGTTTTAGTCGCCAATATGTATAGCCACGGAGGATATTTTTTTTATACTCCTTTAAGCACCATTCCTAAGGTACCTTTCGACCAACCTTTAGAATGGTGCTTACATTTTTTAGTGGATGGCAAGTTTTATTCTCTCTTTTCCCTCCTGTTCGGTATAGGCTTTGCTTTACAGCTAGAAAGAAAAGGTCAGGACATTTCTTCCTTTTTCCTCAAGCGATTAAGTATTCTCTTTCTGTTTGGTATTCTGCATGCGCTGTTTCTCTTTGTAGGTGATATTCTTATGGTCTATGCTTTTACTGGCGTATTCCTTCTTTTCTTTAAGAAAGATCATCTCAAATGGGCCATTTTCTTCTTGGCATTCCCTGTGGTAGAATATGCCATTTTCAACTTTACTCTGGAACTACCTCCTCCACCACCGAAAGAGCTAATCCAGAATGTTATAGAAACACAGAGGTACGGTAGTTTACATCAACTGATCTTAGATCACTGGGCAGGATTGACGGAAGATAGAATCCCTCATCTCCTCTTTACGGGGAGGTTCTTTAAGGTATTAGCCATGTTCCTCATGGGCGTATATGTGGCGCAGAAGGGATTGTTTAAACCGGGCAACAGAGAGGTTCTGAAAAGGTTATTCCGGATCTGCTTGCCCTTAGGATTGCTCCTGAACTTTGGAATGGCCATGCTGATGGAAACCGAGTATTACTATTCTTTGCATCCCTTAGGCATACTAGAATCTATACTCTATGTCATTGGAGTTCCTGTTTTGAGCCTGGCGTATGCATCAGGATTTTATTTGCTGCATCCCTCACCTCTTACGAAGGTGTTTATACCTGTGGGGCGTATGGCCTTGACGAATTACCTGACCCAGTCTTTGATCTGCAAGATCATCTTCACCCAAACGCATTCCTGGGCGGGAGTACCTTTAACCTATCTAGTTATACTTGGGTTATTGATTTTCCTTGTTCAAATTCTTTGGAGTCACCTTTGGTTCAAGTATTTCAAGTACGGTCCCATGGAATGGCTTTGGCGCAGACTCACCTACGGCAGATCATTTGCCTAA
- a CDS encoding glycoside hydrolase family 43 protein, protein MRKLLNILLLLPLMTFGQKAYLFTYFKGNGDGLHLAYSRDGKKWEELGHDKIFLKPQIGKDKLLRDPSIVRDKEGTFHMVWTTGWWDQGIGYASSKDLMEWSEQKNIPVMEGFEGTKNTWAPELFYDGDTFYIFWASTVPGAFPEVPTSESEKGLNHRMYYVSTKDFKTFSPTQVFFDPGFSVIDAAILKAKGKFYMFIKNENSNPPEKNIRIVVHSKPYDFPVKVSEPITGKYWAEGPAPLKVGKYYYVYFDKYRDKKYGAVRSKDLKKWEDVSEEVSFPQGMRHGTAFEVDSKVLDALLGK, encoded by the coding sequence ATGAGAAAACTATTGAATATTCTTTTATTGCTGCCATTGATGACTTTCGGGCAGAAGGCATATTTGTTTACGTATTTTAAGGGAAATGGGGATGGTTTACATCTTGCCTATAGTAGAGACGGAAAGAAATGGGAAGAGCTGGGCCATGACAAGATCTTCTTAAAACCTCAAATAGGTAAAGATAAACTTTTGAGAGATCCCAGTATTGTCAGGGACAAGGAGGGTACTTTTCACATGGTTTGGACTACGGGTTGGTGGGACCAGGGAATAGGCTATGCCTCTTCAAAAGATTTGATGGAATGGTCAGAACAAAAGAACATTCCGGTAATGGAAGGCTTTGAAGGCACTAAGAACACTTGGGCACCTGAGTTATTCTATGACGGAGACACATTCTATATATTTTGGGCTTCAACGGTTCCAGGCGCCTTTCCGGAAGTGCCTACTTCAGAAAGTGAGAAAGGCTTGAATCACCGTATGTATTATGTTAGTACCAAAGATTTTAAAACATTCAGTCCTACTCAGGTGTTTTTTGATCCCGGATTTTCAGTGATAGATGCCGCTATTCTTAAGGCAAAAGGAAAGTTTTACATGTTCATCAAGAACGAGAATTCAAATCCTCCCGAGAAGAATATTCGGATAGTAGTACATTCTAAGCCTTATGACTTTCCTGTAAAGGTTTCTGAACCTATCACCGGAAAGTATTGGGCGGAAGGCCCGGCTCCTTTGAAAGTAGGAAAGTATTATTATGTTTATTTCGACAAGTACAGAGATAAGAAATACGGCGCAGTGAGATCAAAAGACTTGAAGAAGTGGGAAGACGTCTCAGAGGAAGTCTCGTTTCCTCAGGGCATGCGTCACGGTACGGCATTTGAAGTAGACTCTAAGGTATTGGATGCCTTGTTAGGCAAATGA
- a CDS encoding glycosyl hydrolase, protein MRLLIFLSLLLSSCTSVLPTLPSEVQPRVRWWWMGSDVDSTGLEYHLKEFKRVGLGGVEITPIYGVQGRDGISYLSERWKGMYDYTHEWAERLGIQVDMNAGTGWPYGGPEVTLKDAACKVMFQRFVVKKGEDFVEKFDAQGDKDAVLECVMGYFSDGKVEDLTEKVGQRGIFSILPEKDGELVALYRVPTYQLVKRAAPGGEGYVLNPFEKESVLRYLSKFEHLDKQPYYYFNDSYEVYGADWTPGLRRAFLEKKGYKLEDHLREFISGDRNIITDYREVMGELLLENFTQTWTEWAHKRGAKTRNQAHGSPANLIDQYAAVDVPEAETFGITDFELPYLRRDSVRKKNDGDPTVLKFASSAAHLTGKKITSAETFTWLTEHFRTSLSQCKPEIDQLFCTGINQVYFHGSTYSPPSEEWPGWKFYASVDMSPTNNLWEHMPAFFRYVSRVQGALQASDPDNDFLLYFPIHAIWAQDTSRFLSTFPIHGMRERLPVFGAWAEYISSSGYDLDYISDYYLSLSVGKDGRIQVPGGARYQAVFVPDSNFLPIQTLEHLNRIKDEGGKVIYLSGKPSAQVLEEFSALKEAFKSDWGGQMIRKRQDKGHLYFMSMLRKEGKEGWLPLSVQAKSALIYDPLTGKMGKAKLRKNQGKTEVYMQFEPGQSYLLYTYEKEEIKGALWEYWKPQGYVKNIEDGWELAFSESSPQVPGTFQHLGSWTDLPVEHAKKNMGAGLYRVKMDMEKMGRYRLELGEVRESARVKVNGQEVGIVFSAPYHIEVQLNKGINELEVEVRNLPANRIRDLDQNQVPWRKFKEINFVDLNYRKSTYAHWPIEKSGLIGPVRLVR, encoded by the coding sequence ATGAGACTACTTATTTTTCTGTCTTTGTTGCTCAGCTCTTGTACCTCTGTGCTACCTACTCTTCCTTCGGAGGTTCAACCTCGGGTAAGATGGTGGTGGATGGGTTCTGATGTAGATTCCACCGGTCTGGAATACCATTTGAAAGAGTTTAAAAGAGTGGGATTAGGGGGAGTGGAAATCACACCCATTTATGGTGTGCAGGGAAGAGATGGTATTTCCTACCTTTCTGAACGTTGGAAAGGAATGTATGATTACACCCATGAATGGGCAGAGAGATTAGGGATACAGGTAGATATGAACGCCGGTACAGGTTGGCCCTATGGAGGCCCGGAAGTAACCCTGAAAGATGCCGCTTGTAAGGTTATGTTCCAAAGGTTTGTAGTTAAAAAGGGGGAAGATTTTGTTGAAAAGTTTGATGCCCAAGGGGATAAAGACGCGGTATTGGAATGTGTTATGGGCTATTTTTCAGATGGCAAGGTGGAAGATTTGACGGAAAAGGTAGGGCAAAGGGGGATTTTCTCTATTCTTCCGGAGAAGGATGGAGAACTGGTAGCCTTATATAGAGTTCCTACTTACCAACTAGTCAAAAGAGCTGCACCGGGAGGAGAAGGATATGTTTTGAATCCATTTGAAAAGGAAAGCGTGCTACGGTATCTAAGCAAGTTTGAGCATCTGGATAAGCAGCCTTATTATTACTTCAATGACTCCTATGAGGTGTATGGGGCGGATTGGACACCGGGATTGAGGAGAGCATTTTTGGAGAAAAAGGGTTATAAGCTCGAAGATCATTTAAGAGAGTTTATTTCAGGCGACCGCAACATTATCACAGATTACCGTGAGGTGATGGGCGAATTATTGTTGGAAAACTTCACCCAAACCTGGACGGAATGGGCACATAAAAGAGGTGCCAAAACAAGGAATCAAGCACACGGCTCACCGGCAAACCTTATTGATCAATATGCAGCGGTGGACGTGCCGGAAGCGGAGACTTTTGGAATAACAGATTTTGAACTGCCTTATTTAAGAAGAGATAGTGTTCGGAAGAAGAATGATGGTGATCCTACCGTCCTGAAATTTGCGAGTTCAGCTGCTCATCTAACCGGTAAAAAGATTACCTCAGCAGAAACCTTTACCTGGTTAACTGAGCATTTCAGAACCTCCTTAAGTCAATGTAAACCGGAGATAGATCAATTATTCTGTACAGGAATAAATCAAGTGTATTTTCATGGAAGTACCTATTCTCCCCCTTCTGAAGAATGGCCGGGTTGGAAGTTCTACGCCTCTGTTGATATGTCTCCCACGAATAATCTATGGGAGCATATGCCTGCTTTTTTTAGATACGTTTCCAGGGTGCAGGGTGCATTACAAGCTTCAGATCCGGATAATGATTTTCTTCTCTACTTTCCCATTCATGCCATATGGGCACAAGATACTAGTAGATTTTTAAGCACTTTTCCTATCCACGGTATGCGGGAAAGATTACCGGTATTTGGTGCATGGGCAGAATACATTTCAAGTTCAGGTTATGACTTAGATTACATCAGTGATTATTACCTGAGTTTAAGTGTAGGTAAAGATGGACGTATCCAAGTTCCCGGAGGGGCCAGGTATCAGGCCGTATTTGTCCCGGATTCCAACTTCTTGCCTATACAAACCTTGGAGCACTTGAATAGAATTAAGGATGAAGGTGGAAAGGTCATCTATTTGTCGGGTAAACCTAGCGCGCAAGTATTAGAGGAGTTTTCGGCATTAAAAGAGGCCTTCAAGAGCGATTGGGGAGGACAAATGATCCGGAAAAGGCAGGACAAAGGACATTTGTATTTTATGAGTATGCTTCGCAAAGAAGGAAAGGAGGGGTGGTTACCGCTGTCCGTACAGGCCAAATCAGCCCTTATCTATGATCCTTTAACCGGTAAAATGGGGAAAGCAAAATTGCGCAAAAACCAGGGTAAAACCGAAGTGTATATGCAGTTTGAACCCGGACAATCCTACCTCCTATATACATATGAAAAAGAGGAGATAAAAGGCGCTCTTTGGGAGTATTGGAAGCCCCAGGGATATGTAAAAAACATTGAAGATGGGTGGGAATTAGCATTCTCAGAGAGTAGTCCGCAGGTACCTGGTACATTTCAGCATCTGGGATCCTGGACAGACTTGCCTGTTGAGCATGCGAAAAAGAACATGGGAGCGGGTCTTTACCGGGTGAAAATGGATATGGAAAAAATGGGTAGGTATAGATTGGAGCTAGGTGAGGTTAGAGAGAGTGCCCGGGTGAAAGTGAATGGTCAAGAAGTAGGTATAGTATTCTCCGCCCCTTACCACATAGAGGTGCAGTTAAACAAGGGAATAAATGAATTGGAAGTGGAAGTTCGGAATCTTCCTGCCAATAGAATTCGGGATTTAGATCAGAATCAAGTACCTTGGCGGAAGTTCAAAGAAATCAATTTTGTGGATCTGAATTACAGAAAATCCACCTATGCACATTGGCCTATAGAAAAATCCGGATTAATAGGTCCGGTACGACTAGTAAGATGA
- a CDS encoding rhamnogalacturonidase gives MKWLLILSVYVQSFNVKDFGAKGDGLHLDSPAIQSAIDAAIEGGTVYFPAGTYLSYSLRLKSNIQLDFAPGAILLAAYPEKDKGYDAAEPNPHNAYQDFGHSHWKNSLIWGIGLENVSITGFGKIDGRGLTREESRIPGVGNKAIALKLCRNVTIRDISIVNGGHFALLATGVDHLVIQNVKVDTNRDGFDIDACRNVRISDCTVNSPWDDAIVLKSSFALGYYRDTENVTITNCMVSGFDRGSVMDGTFTKDEPQAPDQGHVTGRIKLGTESSGGFKNITISNCVFERCRGIALETVDGGELQDILIQNISMRDIVNAPIFLRLGARMRSPKGKEVGKMSRITLSNINVYNADSRYSCIISGIPGHAIEDLHLDNIRIHFKGGYEAFDQNPPEQEKVYPEPWMFGTIPASGFFIRHAKDVRLSNIDLSYEKEDTRPALWVDDVKGLFISGFTTSGSKKIQSKGLENLKLYYSNLQP, from the coding sequence ATGAAGTGGCTATTGATCTTAAGTGTTTATGTCCAAAGTTTTAATGTAAAGGATTTTGGTGCCAAAGGTGACGGCCTTCATCTGGATTCTCCGGCTATTCAATCAGCCATTGATGCCGCTATAGAAGGGGGAACCGTCTATTTTCCAGCAGGTACTTATTTGTCGTACTCCCTACGTTTGAAAAGTAATATTCAATTGGACTTTGCCCCCGGAGCTATCCTTTTGGCGGCCTATCCGGAAAAAGATAAAGGGTACGATGCAGCAGAACCTAATCCTCATAATGCCTACCAAGACTTTGGTCATAGTCATTGGAAGAACAGTTTGATCTGGGGCATAGGACTGGAAAATGTAAGTATCACAGGTTTTGGAAAGATTGACGGTCGAGGTTTGACTAGGGAAGAGAGCAGGATTCCAGGAGTAGGCAACAAGGCTATAGCATTAAAGCTATGTAGAAATGTTACCATTCGGGATATAAGTATCGTGAACGGTGGTCATTTTGCTTTACTAGCCACAGGTGTGGATCATTTGGTCATCCAAAATGTGAAGGTAGATACGAATAGAGACGGATTTGATATTGATGCCTGTAGAAATGTTCGTATCTCTGACTGCACCGTAAATAGCCCTTGGGATGATGCTATTGTACTGAAAAGTAGTTTTGCATTAGGGTATTATAGAGATACGGAAAATGTGACGATAACTAACTGTATGGTAAGTGGTTTTGATAGAGGTAGTGTTATGGATGGGACCTTTACTAAAGATGAACCCCAAGCGCCGGACCAAGGACATGTGACCGGAAGGATTAAATTAGGTACGGAATCAAGTGGAGGATTCAAGAACATTACCATCAGCAATTGCGTCTTTGAACGATGCCGGGGAATAGCATTAGAAACGGTAGACGGAGGAGAACTACAGGATATTTTGATCCAAAATATCAGCATGAGAGATATAGTAAATGCCCCTATCTTCTTGAGATTAGGCGCTAGAATGCGGAGCCCTAAGGGAAAGGAAGTGGGTAAGATGTCAAGGATTACCCTCAGTAATATCAATGTTTACAATGCTGATTCCAGATATTCTTGTATCATCAGTGGAATTCCTGGACATGCCATAGAAGATCTTCATTTAGATAATATCCGTATTCATTTCAAAGGTGGATATGAAGCCTTTGATCAAAACCCTCCGGAACAGGAAAAGGTCTATCCTGAACCTTGGATGTTCGGAACCATACCTGCTTCTGGCTTTTTTATCCGGCATGCAAAAGATGTACGTTTATCTAACATAGATTTAAGTTACGAAAAGGAAGATACGCGTCCTGCCTTGTGGGTGGATGATGTGAAAGGTCTATTTATATCCGGTTTCACTACCTCAGGTTCAAAGAAAATACAAAGCAAAGGCTTAGAGAACTTAAAGCTTTACTATAGCAACCTTCAGCCATGA
- a CDS encoding DUF4450 domain-containing protein, whose amino-acid sequence MRGLFILLLFPFVLCAQDRYVFQYPEMAGSLRLGIEKDSKSFWINPDRPPKYLNIATKPLKKTKGILISIRVDEETELYWAFGGGNLNATEVKPENAKDNIYSMERSSVAMYYGESMNLRILHAIFPLEASLRLADALQQDTPLQLWNSGKKTAYPLLAGKCTLKKGETYYICVYRQTPEADYLYYHLEDL is encoded by the coding sequence ATGAGAGGACTTTTTATACTCTTATTGTTCCCCTTTGTACTCTGTGCTCAAGATCGATATGTCTTTCAATATCCGGAAATGGCGGGCAGTTTGAGACTGGGAATTGAAAAGGACAGCAAATCTTTTTGGATAAATCCTGATCGTCCGCCTAAGTATTTGAACATAGCTACAAAACCTTTGAAGAAGACTAAAGGTATACTGATTAGCATTCGTGTGGACGAAGAAACTGAACTATACTGGGCATTCGGTGGAGGTAATCTGAATGCCACAGAAGTGAAGCCGGAAAATGCTAAGGATAATATTTACAGCATGGAGCGAAGTTCAGTGGCCATGTATTATGGGGAAAGCATGAACCTCAGAATTCTTCATGCCATCTTCCCTCTGGAGGCTAGTCTTCGATTAGCTGATGCCTTACAGCAAGACACACCGCTCCAACTATGGAATTCAGGGAAGAAAACCGCATATCCTCTCTTAGCAGGAAAATGTACCTTGAAGAAGGGTGAGACGTACTATATCTGTGTGTACCGACAAACCCCGGAAGCGGATTATTTATACTATCATTTGGAAGATCTATGA
- a CDS encoding glycoside hydrolase family 88/105 protein, translated as MKWWILLFCFGPLFAQSDEEVLRRVADNILKQPVDQFIGVQSGKVYTSLNGVNEDLKFASPLMEWHYSNGVLDMSMLKLGRILKEKKYSEYAYNHVESGFKNGPYFQSTFKGDRRHWHWPYGQWWNFKELDDCGAMGAAVISVYAEEPKEEYLKYAERAAKHILYDQDRLEDGTLARTAPRNLTVWADDMYMSVSFLTQMGRVSKEQIYLDAAVKQVLQMTEYLWDPQKEVFYHCYYADLKRNGVAFWGRANGWICTSIILLLEVLPENHSDRPKLIQWLDKQIVGASRYQAGSGMWRQLLDKEDAYEESSVTAMYTYAIAKGVKKGWLDPKYSSIAISAWEALKKNQITTEGHFKNVCVGTGISDALSFYYNRPVGENEKHGLGLVLEAGMAIMELKSK; from the coding sequence ATGAAGTGGTGGATACTCCTTTTCTGTTTTGGCCCTCTCTTTGCGCAGTCAGACGAAGAAGTTTTACGCAGAGTTGCAGATAATATCTTGAAGCAACCTGTAGATCAGTTCATAGGTGTTCAGTCGGGAAAGGTATATACCTCCTTAAACGGGGTAAATGAAGATCTCAAATTTGCTAGCCCATTAATGGAATGGCATTATAGCAATGGCGTTCTGGACATGAGCATGTTAAAATTAGGGAGGATTCTGAAAGAAAAGAAGTATTCTGAGTATGCTTACAATCATGTAGAGTCAGGCTTCAAAAACGGGCCTTATTTTCAGTCTACCTTCAAAGGCGACAGAAGACACTGGCACTGGCCTTACGGACAGTGGTGGAATTTTAAGGAGCTGGACGACTGCGGTGCCATGGGAGCAGCAGTTATCAGTGTGTATGCAGAAGAACCCAAGGAAGAATACCTTAAATATGCAGAAAGAGCTGCCAAACATATACTGTACGATCAGGACAGATTAGAAGACGGTACCCTGGCTCGAACTGCACCACGAAACCTCACCGTTTGGGCAGATGATATGTACATGAGCGTTTCTTTCCTTACTCAAATGGGAAGAGTGAGTAAAGAACAGATTTACCTCGATGCTGCCGTCAAACAGGTTTTGCAAATGACTGAATACCTTTGGGATCCACAGAAAGAGGTGTTCTACCATTGTTACTATGCTGATTTAAAAAGGAATGGGGTAGCTTTTTGGGGTAGGGCAAACGGATGGATCTGTACTTCAATAATACTGTTATTGGAGGTTTTGCCGGAGAATCACTCGGACAGACCAAAGCTGATTCAATGGTTAGATAAGCAAATCGTGGGGGCATCCAGATATCAGGCAGGAAGTGGTATGTGGAGGCAACTCTTAGACAAAGAAGATGCCTACGAAGAATCCTCTGTCACGGCCATGTATACGTACGCCATAGCAAAAGGAGTGAAAAAGGGGTGGCTAGATCCTAAATACAGCTCCATTGCTATTAGCGCCTGGGAGGCACTGAAAAAGAATCAGATCACCACTGAAGGGCACTTTAAAAACGTATGTGTGGGTACCGGCATTTCAGATGCCCTGTCTTTCTATTACAATAGACCTGTGGGAGAAAATGAGAAACACGGGTTAGGCCTTGTACTGGAGGCAGGAATGGCCATTATGGAGCTTAAAAGCAAGTGA
- the rhaM gene encoding L-rhamnose mutarotase, whose protein sequence is MKRQAFKMFLKPGCEAEYEKRHNEIWPELRQLLKEAGVGNYSIFWDRDTNILFAYQEVSGDQGSQDLGTTEIVQKWWAYMADIMETKEDNSPVSIPLPQVFFME, encoded by the coding sequence ATGAAAAGACAAGCATTTAAGATGTTTCTTAAGCCCGGTTGCGAGGCGGAATACGAAAAACGCCACAATGAAATCTGGCCGGAATTAAGGCAGTTGTTGAAAGAAGCTGGGGTAGGGAATTATAGCATCTTTTGGGACAGGGACACCAATATCTTATTTGCCTACCAGGAAGTTAGTGGAGATCAAGGCTCACAAGACTTAGGGACTACAGAAATAGTCCAGAAATGGTGGGCCTATATGGCGGATATTATGGAAACGAAGGAAGATAACTCTCCCGTTTCCATACCGCTTCCCCAAGTATTTTTTATGGAATAA